In Synechococcus sp. CB0101, a genomic segment contains:
- a CDS encoding phosphomannomutase has product MSASEPLPLQASPIAFGTDGWRGILGVDITVERLLPVAAAAARELEFSAPEGLNSREIVIGYDRRFLAPELAEAICSAVRGAELVPVLAEAPIPTPAASWAVVERQALGALVITASHNPPEWLGLKIKGPFGGSVEGDFTQRVERRLEAGGITVPIPGDTLRFDAMGTYLAGLKAKVNTAALSEGLERLGLQVIVDPMHGSAAGGLSRLLEGAATSDHLREIRSNRDPLFGGNPPEPLAPYLQELIAEVRASTLAGRPAVGIVFDGDGDRIAAVDEHGRFCSTQLLMPLFIDHLARAKGLPGSVIKTVSGSDLMQLVAEDLGRPVIEKAVGFKYIAAEMLASEVLVGGEESGGVGFGGHLPERDALYAALLLIEALVEGGKPLGERVSELQQRCGGAAAYDRLDLRLRDMATRQRLEQFLVATPPTEVAGAAVQEVITTDGVKLRLGPSHWLMLRFSGTEPLLRLYCEAPSDARVAEVLSWARELAEGI; this is encoded by the coding sequence ATGTCTGCTTCTGAGCCCCTGCCCCTGCAGGCCAGCCCGATCGCCTTCGGCACCGATGGCTGGCGCGGCATCCTCGGGGTGGACATCACCGTGGAGCGACTCCTGCCGGTGGCAGCAGCCGCCGCGCGCGAGCTGGAGTTTTCAGCGCCGGAGGGCCTGAACAGCCGCGAGATCGTGATCGGCTATGACCGCCGGTTCCTCGCACCGGAACTGGCTGAAGCCATCTGCAGCGCAGTGCGCGGGGCTGAGTTGGTGCCCGTGCTGGCGGAGGCTCCGATCCCCACCCCCGCCGCCAGCTGGGCGGTGGTGGAGCGTCAGGCCCTGGGGGCTCTGGTGATCACCGCCAGCCACAACCCGCCCGAATGGCTGGGGCTGAAGATCAAAGGCCCCTTCGGCGGCTCCGTGGAGGGGGACTTCACGCAGCGGGTGGAGCGTCGCCTCGAAGCCGGTGGCATCACCGTGCCGATCCCCGGCGACACGCTGCGCTTCGACGCCATGGGCACCTACCTAGCGGGCCTGAAGGCGAAGGTGAACACCGCTGCCCTCAGCGAAGGGCTCGAGCGGCTAGGCCTGCAGGTGATCGTCGACCCCATGCACGGCTCCGCCGCCGGTGGCCTCAGCCGCCTGCTGGAGGGTGCCGCCACCAGCGACCACCTGCGTGAGATCCGCTCCAACCGCGATCCCCTGTTCGGCGGCAATCCCCCCGAACCCTTGGCTCCTTACCTGCAGGAGCTGATCGCTGAGGTGCGTGCCTCCACCCTGGCCGGGCGGCCAGCGGTGGGGATTGTGTTCGATGGCGATGGCGATCGCATCGCCGCGGTGGATGAGCACGGCCGCTTCTGCAGCACCCAGCTGCTGATGCCCCTGTTCATCGACCACCTGGCCCGCGCCAAGGGTCTGCCGGGCAGCGTGATCAAAACGGTGAGCGGCTCCGATCTGATGCAGCTGGTGGCCGAGGACCTCGGCCGTCCGGTGATCGAAAAGGCGGTGGGCTTCAAATACATCGCCGCCGAGATGCTGGCCAGCGAGGTGCTGGTGGGCGGCGAGGAATCAGGCGGTGTGGGCTTCGGCGGCCACCTGCCCGAACGCGATGCGCTCTACGCGGCGCTGTTGCTGATCGAGGCTCTGGTGGAAGGCGGCAAACCCCTGGGCGAGCGGGTGAGCGAGCTGCAGCAGCGCTGCGGCGGTGCCGCGGCCTACGACCGCCTCGATCTACGCCTGCGCGACATGGCCACCCGCCAACGGCTGGAGCAGTTCCTCGTCGCTACACCACCTACCGAGGTGGCCGGTGCGGCCGTGCAGGAGGTGATCACCACCGATGGCGTGAAGCTGCGCTTAGGCCCCAGCCATTGGCTGATGCTGCGCTTCTCCGGCACCGAGCCCTTACTGCGCCTCTACTGCGAAGCCCCCAGCGATGCCCGCGTGGCCGAAGTACTCAGCTGGGCCCGCGAACTGGCGGAGGGGATCTGA
- a CDS encoding TM0106 family RecB-like putative nuclease, translating to MVTEIPLNDRLLRSWLRCKRRAWLDQFGDPDQRLWTAHRELQLDEQRRSFSTLFPQKPQRGEAAAAAGAPAVVGLRLRGQAGGLAVEAHPPLLQRVKGRSRWGEHAYRPVIFRQGRRTTREHRVVLALWGRLLEGEQQAPVANGLVLSGAGRGLEKETLALSGSLPRQLEEALDRLAGDLARTEPPPLVADRKKCVLCSWRGACDQVAAAEGHLSEVSGIGAKRREMLIDLGVDRLERLAAAEPQQLAEALLVHGEQHAEMAEQLVTQARVQRDGVPLRRDPGAALPELAEAPGVLIYDIESDPDARDDFLHGFVPLPRDPGGGWPTAEAATAAPYHPLLALQEHGEARLWQRLQRLMAAYPDWPVLHYGETELLALVRLAQRQGVKERQIAELRSRLIDVHLRLRRHWWMPTNSYGLKATASWLGFRWRQQGVDGARALLWWRRWRLGGDGPDGRGSRQNLRRIFRYNHDDALATWAVAQWLLEQDEAAQP from the coding sequence GTGGTCACTGAGATCCCGCTCAACGACCGGCTGCTGCGCAGCTGGCTGCGCTGCAAGCGCCGCGCCTGGCTGGATCAGTTCGGCGACCCGGATCAACGCCTCTGGACGGCCCATCGCGAGCTGCAGCTTGATGAGCAGCGCCGCAGTTTTTCAACGCTTTTCCCGCAGAAGCCTCAGCGCGGGGAAGCGGCGGCAGCCGCGGGAGCACCGGCTGTGGTGGGGCTGCGGTTGCGTGGCCAGGCGGGGGGATTGGCAGTCGAGGCGCACCCTCCCCTGCTGCAGCGGGTGAAGGGCCGGAGCCGTTGGGGTGAGCACGCCTACCGGCCCGTGATCTTTCGCCAAGGGCGCCGCACCACGCGCGAGCACCGTGTGGTGTTGGCGCTCTGGGGCCGGCTGTTGGAAGGGGAGCAGCAGGCGCCTGTTGCCAACGGGTTGGTGCTCAGTGGAGCGGGTCGGGGCTTGGAGAAGGAAACGCTTGCCCTCAGCGGCAGCCTGCCCCGCCAGCTCGAGGAAGCCCTGGACCGTTTGGCCGGCGATCTAGCCCGCACCGAGCCACCGCCGCTGGTGGCAGATCGCAAGAAATGCGTGCTCTGCAGTTGGCGTGGTGCCTGTGATCAGGTGGCGGCCGCCGAGGGGCATCTCAGCGAGGTGAGCGGTATCGGCGCCAAGCGGCGCGAGATGTTGATCGACCTCGGGGTGGACCGGCTGGAGCGCCTGGCGGCGGCTGAGCCACAGCAGCTGGCCGAGGCACTGCTGGTGCACGGCGAGCAGCACGCCGAGATGGCTGAGCAGCTGGTCACCCAGGCGCGGGTGCAACGCGATGGGGTGCCGCTGCGGCGGGATCCGGGTGCAGCCCTACCGGAGTTGGCCGAGGCGCCGGGGGTGCTGATCTACGACATCGAATCCGACCCCGACGCCCGCGACGATTTCCTGCATGGCTTTGTGCCGCTGCCTCGGGATCCGGGCGGCGGCTGGCCCACGGCTGAAGCGGCCACGGCGGCGCCGTATCACCCGCTGCTGGCACTCCAGGAGCACGGTGAAGCGCGGCTCTGGCAGCGGTTGCAGCGCTTGATGGCTGCCTATCCCGACTGGCCCGTGCTCCATTACGGCGAAACCGAGCTGCTCGCTTTGGTGCGTCTGGCCCAGCGCCAGGGGGTCAAGGAGCGCCAGATCGCAGAGCTGCGCAGCCGACTGATCGATGTGCACCTGCGGCTGCGCCGCCACTGGTGGATGCCCACCAACAGTTATGGCCTCAAGGCCACCGCCAGCTGGCTGGGCTTCCGCTGGCGGCAGCAGGGGGTGGATGGGGCGCGGGCCTTGCTGTGGTGGCGGCGCTGGCGGCTTGGTGGTGATGGCCCCGATGGCCGCGGCTCCCGCCAAAACCTGCGCCGGATCTTCCGCTACAACCACGACGATGCTTTGGCCACTTGGGCGGTGGCCCAGTGGCTGCTGGAGCAGGACGAGGCGGCGCAGCCCTGA
- a CDS encoding folate-binding protein YgfZ, which translates to MSTASPARWSTPISCIRLEGADARRFLHGQSSQAIELAPSGACLPTCLISPTGRMRALALVRLDDTGADLLVLDGDGAAVHQALDRVLFPADRVKLGAFEPATLVRWIGDAASEPGPQLLNPGVDLGAGAEQPAWLQQPGEALPAWLEALPELSAEATEQQRLRQGFPAAPSELNDTTNPFELGLAPWVSLNKGCYVGQETLAKLATYDGVKQQLRHWRCSDAGSAAVSACAPGTSLTTEAGERAGVITSALAGPDGLEGLALVRRGALEEPQLLAGEMPLEISVPAGFMAPPVGAGGLG; encoded by the coding sequence ATGAGCACCGCCAGCCCAGCCCGCTGGAGCACCCCGATCAGCTGCATCCGCTTGGAGGGGGCCGATGCCCGGCGCTTCCTGCATGGCCAGAGCAGCCAGGCGATCGAGCTAGCCCCCAGCGGCGCCTGCCTGCCCACCTGCCTCATCAGCCCCACCGGCCGCATGCGCGCCCTGGCGCTGGTGCGCCTCGACGACACGGGCGCCGATCTGCTGGTGCTGGACGGCGATGGCGCGGCGGTGCATCAGGCCCTGGATCGGGTGTTGTTCCCCGCAGACCGGGTGAAGCTGGGTGCATTCGAGCCCGCCACGCTGGTGCGCTGGATCGGCGATGCAGCCAGTGAGCCTGGCCCGCAGCTGCTGAACCCTGGCGTGGATCTAGGCGCGGGCGCCGAGCAACCGGCCTGGCTGCAGCAACCCGGTGAGGCTTTGCCAGCCTGGCTAGAAGCCCTGCCGGAGCTCAGCGCCGAGGCCACGGAACAGCAACGGCTGCGCCAGGGATTCCCCGCCGCCCCGAGCGAACTCAACGACACCACCAACCCCTTCGAGCTGGGGCTCGCCCCCTGGGTGAGCCTCAACAAGGGCTGCTATGTAGGCCAAGAAACCCTGGCCAAGCTCGCCACCTACGACGGCGTGAAACAGCAGCTGCGCCATTGGCGCTGCAGCGATGCCGGCTCTGCGGCAGTCTCCGCCTGTGCCCCTGGCACCAGCCTCACCACAGAGGCTGGCGAGCGGGCTGGCGTGATCACATCGGCCTTGGCCGGGCCCGATGGCCTGGAGGGACTGGCCCTGGTGCGGCGCGGCGCCCTGGAGGAGCCGCAGCTTCTTGCTGGCGAGATGCCGCTGGAGATCAGCGTTCCAGCGGGGTTCATGGCGCCGCCGGTGGGTGCGGGCGGCCTGGGCTGA
- the pyrE gene encoding orotate phosphoribosyltransferase, with product MTQLPPLPQASTEQRQLLLRLLAERAYRHGTFTLASGRTSNHYVNCKPVSLSGEGLALLSAQMLELVEPDAVAVAGLTLGADPLVSGVAVAAALSGRALDALIVRKEAKGHGTGAWLEGPLPEPGSCITVLEDVVTTGGSSLKAVNQLREAGYTVKRVVTIVDRQEGGLEAMTAAGLELQSLFLLEEVAAVSAASRS from the coding sequence ATGACCCAGCTGCCACCCCTTCCCCAGGCCAGCACTGAGCAACGCCAGCTGCTGTTGCGGCTCCTGGCGGAGCGGGCTTACCGGCACGGCACCTTCACCCTGGCCTCGGGCCGCACCAGCAATCACTACGTGAACTGCAAGCCCGTGAGCCTGAGCGGCGAAGGGCTAGCGCTGCTCTCAGCCCAGATGTTGGAGCTGGTGGAGCCGGATGCCGTGGCCGTGGCCGGCCTCACCCTCGGCGCCGATCCCCTGGTGAGCGGCGTGGCGGTGGCAGCAGCCCTGAGCGGCCGCGCCCTCGATGCGCTGATCGTGCGCAAGGAGGCCAAAGGCCATGGCACCGGCGCCTGGCTGGAAGGCCCCCTGCCCGAACCCGGCAGCTGCATCACCGTGTTGGAAGACGTGGTGACCACCGGCGGCTCATCACTCAAAGCCGTGAACCAGCTGCGGGAAGCGGGTTACACAGTGAAGCGGGTGGTCACGATCGTGGACCGCCAGGAAGGCGGCCTCGAGGCGATGACCGCTGCAGGCCTGGAGCTGCAAAGCCTGTTCCTCCTTGAAGAGGTGGCCGCCGTATCGGCAGCCAGCCGCTCATGA
- a CDS encoding FKBP-type peptidyl-prolyl cis-trans isomerase gives MATDLAINVLRASKGPVVRAGDLLGVLYSGTLVNGEGTPFDANYDFADFAPVPSRSLFTFILGSGQVIQGWDQALAGRRLGEVLDLTIPADLAYGNAGAPPSIPPDAPLRFRVELVGAIPDGASKAIYPSYQELGVSKKIAAQAEKLAMKMDARKIGAGTDDSLAGGETKDLLIGLSGNDVLEGGAQADVLIGGPGANRYVYSAFTDSLPKRGKQDQILGFQRSSDKVDLSALSDAVVYIGKKPFSREAGEVRFAAGSLQLDADGNGRADLEILLPGVNRFSASSLLF, from the coding sequence ATGGCAACAGATCTCGCGATCAATGTGCTCCGTGCGTCCAAGGGGCCTGTGGTGCGAGCCGGTGATTTGTTGGGAGTGCTCTATTCCGGGACGTTGGTGAATGGTGAGGGCACCCCGTTTGATGCGAATTACGACTTCGCCGATTTCGCACCGGTGCCGTCGAGGTCGCTGTTCACCTTCATCTTGGGCAGCGGTCAGGTGATCCAGGGCTGGGATCAGGCTCTCGCCGGCCGTCGATTAGGCGAGGTGCTCGACCTCACGATCCCAGCCGACCTGGCCTATGGAAATGCAGGCGCACCGCCTTCGATACCACCTGATGCCCCGCTTCGCTTTCGGGTGGAGCTAGTGGGTGCGATTCCAGATGGTGCGTCCAAGGCGATCTACCCGAGCTACCAAGAGCTTGGGGTTAGCAAAAAAATCGCTGCTCAGGCTGAGAAGCTCGCGATGAAGATGGATGCCCGCAAGATCGGTGCCGGTACCGATGACTCCCTCGCCGGTGGTGAGACGAAAGATCTGCTGATTGGCTTGAGCGGGAATGATGTGCTCGAAGGCGGAGCCCAGGCTGATGTGCTGATTGGTGGGCCAGGTGCCAATCGATATGTGTATTCGGCGTTCACTGATTCCCTTCCGAAGCGCGGCAAACAGGATCAGATCCTTGGTTTTCAGCGCTCGAGCGACAAAGTTGATCTCTCGGCTTTGAGTGATGCCGTTGTCTATATCGGTAAGAAGCCCTTCAGTCGTGAGGCCGGTGAGGTTCGCTTTGCTGCTGGATCCCTCCAGCTGGACGCTGATGGCAATGGTCGCGCTGATCTGGAGATTCTGTTGCCAGGGGTCAACCGATTCAGCGCCAGCAGCTTGTTGTTCTGA
- a CDS encoding hemolysin family protein, whose translation MRFLAPAALLLLLAFFAASEFALIRLRPTRVQLLEADGERGATAVARLQRRLRRALVTTQLGMTLALVALGWTGRGLAERWATGPAGAWLGQAWLDGVLFLALVVLATLLGGLVPKAWVLHRPEASALRLAPVLEAVMRSLGPLLVVLERLGNGLLRLLGLPRNWDELVPALSAGELETLIESNSVIGLMPDERDMLEGLFSLRDTQVREVMVPRSGMVTLPLEVRFAELMEAVHSTHHARFPVIGSSLDDVRGLLDLRRLAEPIAKGLLRSDSPLAPYVTPVTKVQETTPLAELLPVIRSGEPLLVVVDEHGGTEGLVTISDLTSEIVGDEEDPENPEDDLQQLQEHSWLVAGDLEIYELNRELGLQLPESDEHHTLAGFLLERLQHIPAPGESLRWKGHQFLIMAMDGPRIERVEITRRAVELELEES comes from the coding sequence ATGCGATTTCTGGCACCGGCGGCCCTGCTGCTCCTGCTGGCCTTCTTCGCTGCCTCGGAATTTGCCCTGATCCGGCTGCGGCCCACCCGGGTGCAATTGCTCGAGGCCGATGGCGAACGTGGGGCGACGGCTGTTGCTCGGCTCCAGCGGCGGTTGCGGCGAGCGTTGGTCACCACGCAACTGGGGATGACCCTGGCCCTGGTGGCCCTGGGTTGGACGGGTCGGGGCCTGGCGGAGCGTTGGGCCACCGGACCCGCCGGTGCCTGGCTGGGGCAGGCCTGGCTCGATGGGGTGCTGTTCCTGGCTCTGGTGGTGCTGGCCACCCTGCTGGGTGGCCTGGTGCCCAAGGCATGGGTGCTGCATCGCCCCGAAGCCAGCGCCCTGCGCCTGGCGCCGGTGCTCGAGGCGGTGATGCGCAGCTTGGGTCCACTGCTGGTGGTGCTCGAGCGCTTGGGCAATGGTCTGCTGCGGCTCCTGGGCTTGCCACGCAATTGGGATGAGCTGGTGCCGGCCCTCTCGGCCGGTGAGCTGGAAACGCTGATCGAATCCAACAGCGTGATCGGCCTGATGCCTGATGAGCGCGACATGCTCGAAGGCCTGTTTTCCCTGCGCGATACCCAGGTGCGGGAGGTGATGGTGCCCCGCTCCGGCATGGTCACCCTGCCGCTCGAGGTGCGCTTTGCGGAACTGATGGAGGCGGTGCACAGCACCCACCACGCCCGCTTCCCCGTGATCGGCAGCTCCCTCGACGATGTGCGCGGTCTGCTCGACCTGCGTCGCCTGGCCGAACCGATCGCCAAAGGACTGCTGCGCAGCGATTCACCCTTAGCGCCCTATGTCACTCCCGTAACGAAGGTGCAGGAGACCACCCCGCTGGCCGAATTGCTGCCCGTGATCCGCAGCGGCGAACCGCTGCTGGTGGTGGTGGATGAGCACGGCGGCACCGAAGGCCTGGTGACCATCTCCGATCTCACCAGCGAGATCGTGGGCGATGAGGAAGATCCCGAAAATCCGGAAGACGATCTCCAGCAGCTCCAGGAGCACAGCTGGCTGGTGGCCGGTGATCTGGAGATCTATGAGCTCAACCGCGAACTGGGCCTGCAGCTGCCCGAATCCGATGAGCACCACACCTTGGCCGGGTTCCTGCTGGAGCGTCTGCAGCACATCCCCGCTCCGGGCGAGAGCCTGCGCTGGAAGGGCCATCAGTTTTTAATCATGGCGATGGATGGCCCGCGTATCGAGCGGGTGGAGATCACCCGCCGGGCTGTGGAGCTGGAACTTGAGGAAAGCTGA
- a CDS encoding Gfo/Idh/MocA family protein has product MKPVRVGVIGIGNMGWHHARVLSLLRDAELVGVADPDPDRGRLAVEQFGCRWFASYEEMLSEVEAVCIAVPTLLHHRVGMACFNAGVHVLIEKPIAATQEEATELSAAADRAGRLLQVGHIERFNPAFRELVKVVANEDVVVLEARRHSPNPDRANDVSVVLDLMIHDIDLVLEVAGSKVVRLAAAGGRSAEGPIDYVNATLGFANGVVASLTASKMAHRKIRSLSAHCRSALVETDFLNRTLQIHRRTQLSFTADHGELLYRNDGFIEEVSTSPVDPLVAELEHFLQCVRGLEQPAVDGPQASRALLLADLIEQCVEQPTLCMTLADPI; this is encoded by the coding sequence ATGAAGCCGGTTCGCGTTGGAGTGATCGGAATCGGAAACATGGGCTGGCACCACGCCCGGGTGCTCAGCCTGCTCCGCGATGCCGAGCTGGTGGGTGTGGCCGACCCTGATCCGGATCGCGGCCGGCTGGCCGTTGAGCAGTTCGGCTGCCGCTGGTTCGCCAGCTACGAGGAGATGCTGAGCGAGGTGGAGGCGGTGTGCATCGCCGTGCCCACCCTGCTCCACCACCGCGTGGGCATGGCCTGTTTCAACGCGGGCGTGCACGTGCTGATCGAGAAGCCGATCGCCGCCACCCAGGAGGAGGCCACTGAACTGAGCGCTGCGGCTGATCGGGCCGGCCGGCTGCTGCAGGTGGGCCACATCGAGCGCTTCAACCCCGCCTTCCGCGAGCTCGTGAAGGTGGTGGCGAATGAGGACGTGGTGGTGCTGGAGGCCCGACGCCACAGCCCCAACCCGGACCGCGCCAACGATGTGTCAGTGGTGCTGGATCTGATGATCCACGACATCGACCTAGTGCTCGAAGTGGCCGGTTCCAAGGTGGTGCGCCTCGCCGCCGCCGGTGGCCGCAGCGCCGAAGGCCCGATCGATTACGTGAACGCCACCCTGGGCTTTGCCAATGGCGTGGTGGCGAGCCTCACGGCCAGCAAGATGGCCCACCGCAAGATCCGCAGCCTGTCGGCCCACTGCCGTAGCGCCCTGGTGGAGACCGACTTCCTCAACCGCACCCTTCAGATCCACCGCCGCACTCAGCTGTCGTTCACGGCTGATCACGGTGAGCTGCTCTATCGCAACGACGGCTTTATCGAAGAGGTGAGCACCTCTCCGGTGGATCCGCTGGTGGCGGAGCTGGAGCACTTCCTTCAGTGCGTGCGCGGCCTGGAGCAGCCTGCGGTGGATGGCCCCCAGGCCTCCCGCGCCCTGCTGCTGGCCGACCTGATCGAGCAGTGCGTGGAGCAGCCCACGCTCTGCATGACCCTGGCGGATCCGATCTAG
- a CDS encoding glycoside hydrolase family 15 protein, whose protein sequence is MLSSAPTASPAAPLQLSAAEAWQRLQELDTQINRVVLQRQHPITGLLPASTAHTVHGNYGDAWVRDCVYSIQCVWGLALAHRRLSGASTRVFELEQRVLQLMRGLLNAMLRQAPKVERFKHSLQPLDALHAKYDTGSGEPVVPDDGWGHLQLDATALFLLQLAQLTRSGLVVVQTSHERDFIQNLVYYVARAYRVRDYGIWERGDKGNHGLPERNASSIGLVKAALEALEGLDLYGPHGNGQCSLHIPHDAIVRLRRALTGLLPRESASKEVDAACLSVIGYPAWAVEDPELVERTRRKIRNELGGPYGYKRFRRDGHQTVVEDHNRLHYEREELAQFEHIECEWPLFLAYELITACCEERWTEAWQWRERLHQVAVDVDGVELLPELYVVPKAAVEAERLQPGSQARVPNENVPLLWTQSLTWLGDLMLLGLLQPEDLDPSGRRLGCSLGADQVLVSFVPAREHIAAALEQAGLAVTRPGEVAIASSAELGERMAAVGANARLGLSGHPPLRMETMVTARLYRQGGQALAFLPAVLEESTYYLSDDPELLVDAVESEISQLQRHWRGVGAPLLLIPVEEGPFQRNPDSFLRLGEQLRSGLMHGVAVQLAPLRELMEQASWAELPEHATPQGSRPAPSAPALLQASTEQQPLTAAEEQELEESAVEALTERLWQSHSLTEQAELLEQLVHRLGLEAELSGPGGSATPQTLLEEIYRRALADANWNVVRRCAGSLGLVHPQLEDALTDLLVRQKQVVVGRNYTSESLLSQPTGSLAIAAMIQRYSGEDGREWMLQQELLLALDGVARRKPALLSGSLTLQLGQLLLLLTSELAGERDLTPIEAFEALCDEPPHAIRRRLQQVLRDVEHAKAALQRKEQLHVSGRVRWEAPDPLEELPKSGCWLQHRERMGALQIVPRNFHPGIWELLHHCRGLVIGDKLERRNRLESALLKEKTPGERNFATHVEHLLSKIEAPEYRRLCIETLVTLIAFVDANPQVRFDDDLALDVVVGHAVRVGWQQQHPEQAPEDYPTHKAEAWDSFYRSSPAQCRRWQLLALKELAELQPA, encoded by the coding sequence ATGCTCAGCAGCGCACCCACGGCCAGCCCCGCAGCCCCACTGCAGCTCAGTGCGGCTGAAGCCTGGCAGCGCCTGCAGGAGCTCGATACCCAGATCAACCGCGTGGTGCTCCAGCGCCAGCACCCGATCACCGGCCTGTTGCCCGCCAGCACCGCCCACACCGTGCATGGCAATTACGGCGATGCCTGGGTGCGCGATTGCGTATATTCGATCCAGTGCGTGTGGGGCCTGGCGCTGGCTCACCGCCGCCTGAGCGGCGCAAGCACCCGGGTGTTCGAGCTGGAGCAGCGCGTGCTGCAGCTGATGCGCGGCCTGCTCAACGCGATGCTGCGCCAGGCCCCGAAGGTGGAGCGCTTCAAGCACAGCCTGCAGCCGCTCGATGCGCTGCACGCCAAATACGACACCGGCAGCGGCGAACCGGTGGTGCCGGATGACGGCTGGGGCCATCTGCAGCTCGATGCCACGGCCCTCTTTCTGCTGCAACTCGCCCAGCTGACCCGCTCGGGACTGGTGGTGGTGCAGACCAGCCACGAGCGCGATTTCATCCAAAACCTGGTGTATTACGTGGCCCGCGCCTACCGCGTGCGCGACTACGGCATCTGGGAGCGGGGCGACAAGGGCAATCACGGCCTGCCCGAACGCAACGCCAGCTCGATCGGCTTGGTGAAGGCGGCGCTGGAAGCCCTCGAAGGGCTCGATCTCTATGGGCCCCATGGCAACGGTCAGTGCAGCCTGCACATCCCCCACGACGCGATCGTGCGATTGCGCCGCGCCCTCACCGGCCTGCTGCCGCGGGAATCCGCCAGCAAAGAGGTGGATGCGGCCTGCCTCTCGGTGATCGGCTACCCCGCCTGGGCCGTGGAGGATCCCGAGCTGGTGGAGCGCACCCGCCGCAAGATCCGCAACGAGCTGGGCGGGCCCTACGGCTACAAGCGCTTCCGCCGCGACGGTCACCAGACCGTGGTGGAAGACCACAACCGGCTCCACTACGAGCGCGAGGAGCTGGCCCAGTTCGAGCACATCGAATGCGAGTGGCCGCTGTTCCTGGCCTATGAGCTGATCACCGCCTGCTGCGAGGAGCGCTGGACGGAGGCCTGGCAGTGGCGTGAGCGGCTGCACCAAGTGGCTGTGGATGTGGATGGGGTGGAGCTCCTGCCGGAGCTCTATGTGGTGCCCAAAGCAGCGGTGGAAGCCGAGCGACTTCAGCCCGGCAGCCAGGCGCGCGTGCCCAACGAAAACGTGCCGCTGCTCTGGACCCAGAGCCTCACCTGGTTGGGCGATCTGATGTTGCTGGGGCTGCTGCAGCCCGAGGATCTCGACCCGAGCGGCCGGCGCCTGGGCTGCAGCCTGGGGGCTGATCAGGTGCTGGTGAGCTTCGTGCCGGCACGCGAGCACATTGCTGCTGCCCTCGAGCAGGCTGGTCTGGCGGTGACCCGCCCGGGTGAGGTGGCGATCGCCAGTTCCGCCGAACTGGGTGAGCGGATGGCGGCCGTGGGCGCCAACGCGCGGCTGGGCCTGAGCGGCCACCCACCACTGCGGATGGAAACGATGGTGACGGCCCGGCTGTATCGCCAGGGCGGCCAAGCGCTGGCCTTTCTGCCGGCGGTGTTGGAAGAGAGCACCTATTACCTCTCCGACGATCCCGAGCTGCTGGTGGATGCGGTGGAGAGCGAGATCAGCCAGCTGCAGCGCCATTGGCGTGGCGTGGGTGCACCGCTGCTGCTCATCCCCGTGGAGGAAGGCCCCTTCCAGCGGAACCCCGATTCCTTCCTGCGCCTCGGCGAGCAGCTGCGCAGTGGCCTGATGCACGGCGTGGCGGTGCAGCTGGCACCGCTCCGGGAGCTGATGGAGCAGGCCAGCTGGGCCGAGCTGCCGGAGCACGCCACACCGCAGGGCTCGCGTCCAGCGCCAAGCGCGCCCGCTCTGCTGCAAGCCAGCACGGAGCAGCAACCGCTCACCGCTGCGGAGGAACAGGAACTGGAGGAGTCGGCGGTAGAGGCGCTCACCGAGCGGCTCTGGCAGAGCCACTCGCTCACGGAGCAGGCGGAATTGCTCGAGCAGCTGGTGCATCGCCTCGGCTTGGAGGCCGAGCTCAGCGGCCCCGGCGGCAGTGCCACACCGCAGACGCTGCTGGAGGAGATCTACCGGCGAGCCCTGGCCGATGCCAATTGGAACGTGGTGCGCCGCTGCGCCGGCTCCCTGGGTCTGGTGCACCCGCAACTGGAAGATGCCCTCACCGACCTGCTGGTGCGCCAGAAGCAGGTGGTGGTAGGCCGCAACTACACCAGCGAGTCCTTGCTCAGCCAGCCCACGGGCAGCCTGGCGATCGCGGCGATGATTCAGCGCTACAGCGGCGAAGACGGCCGCGAGTGGATGTTGCAGCAGGAGCTGCTGCTCGCCCTCGATGGCGTGGCCCGGCGGAAACCGGCCCTGCTCAGCGGCAGCCTCACCCTGCAGCTTGGCCAACTGCTGCTGTTGCTCACCAGTGAACTGGCGGGCGAGCGCGACCTCACACCGATCGAAGCCTTCGAGGCCCTCTGTGATGAGCCACCCCACGCGATCCGCCGCCGCCTGCAACAGGTGTTGCGCGATGTGGAACACGCCAAGGCAGCCCTGCAGCGCAAGGAGCAGCTGCATGTGAGCGGCCGGGTGCGCTGGGAAGCGCCCGATCCACTGGAGGAGCTCCCCAAGAGCGGCTGCTGGCTCCAACACCGCGAACGCATGGGCGCGCTGCAGATCGTGCCGCGCAACTTCCACCCCGGCATCTGGGAACTGCTGCACCACTGCCGCGGCCTCGTGATTGGCGACAAGCTGGAGCGCCGCAACCGGCTCGAAAGCGCCTTGCTCAAGGAGAAGACGCCGGGCGAGCGCAACTTCGCCACCCACGTGGAACACCTGCTCAGCAAGATCGAAGCACCGGAATACCGCCGCCTCTGCATCGAAACGTTGGTCACCCTGATTGCCTTCGTGGATGCCAACCCCCAGGTGCGCTTCGACGACGATCTGGCTCTGGATGTGGTGGTCGGCCACGCCGTGCGGGTGGGCTGGCAGCAACAGCACCCTGAGCAAGCTCCTGAGGACTACCCGACCCACAAGGCAGAAGCCTGGGACAGCTTCTACCGCTCATCACCCGCCCAGTGCCGCCGCTGGCAACTGCTGGCCCTGAAGGAACTGGCGGAACTGCAGCCGGCCTAG